One Sporomusaceae bacterium ACPt DNA window includes the following coding sequences:
- the cstA_3 gene encoding Peptide transporter CstA, translated as MNALTLIIITILVLVLAYRFYGCFIAAKILTIEPSRETPAHEFNDGRDYIPTNKWVVFGHHFAAIAGAGPLVGPTLAAQYGYVPGFLWLLIGAVLAGGVHDMVVLFASIRHKGRSLAEIAKDEVGRTTGAAASFAVLVIILMTMAGLAIVIVNALFKNAWGTFTVTVTIPIAMFVGIYMRYLRPGHIGEASLIGTILILIGVVLGPIVKGSAWASMFTFSETQLKLLLPAYGFIAATLPVWFLLAPRDYLSSYLKIGTIVGLALGIFVVRPDIQMPAFTVFTAGGGPVIPGPVWPFLMITIACGAVSGFHALIGSGTTPKLVDNERDIPMIGYGAMLTECFVAVMALIAATSLHPGDYFAINTSAVTFPSLASMGYTIVDLPQLSAMVGEDVAHRPGGAVSLAVGMAAIFAGIPGLKHLMAYWYQFAIMFEALFILTTIDAGTRVARYIVQDLFGKVYKPFERVNWWPGVIFTGAVVSFVWGYLLYGGNISTIWPIFGVANQLLATLALCIGTTIILKRTKSIAYSLVTLFPMAVLFVTTVTAGSMSIFNTYLPKGMLVNAVLMALMIMAVVITVVDSGFKWYKFVQYGEVRK; from the coding sequence GTGAATGCATTAACATTAATTATTATCACTATTCTGGTATTAGTCTTGGCATACCGGTTTTATGGCTGTTTTATCGCGGCCAAAATTTTAACGATTGAACCAAGTCGCGAAACTCCGGCACACGAATTCAATGATGGTCGCGACTATATTCCCACTAACAAATGGGTGGTATTTGGGCATCACTTTGCAGCCATTGCCGGTGCAGGTCCTCTTGTTGGGCCGACCTTGGCTGCTCAGTATGGCTATGTACCGGGGTTTCTTTGGTTGCTTATCGGAGCCGTTCTAGCAGGCGGTGTTCATGATATGGTGGTACTTTTTGCATCGATTCGCCATAAGGGGCGATCACTTGCTGAAATTGCTAAGGATGAGGTTGGACGAACAACAGGTGCGGCTGCAAGTTTCGCGGTTCTTGTTATTATTCTTATGACCATGGCTGGGCTGGCAATTGTTATTGTAAATGCGCTGTTTAAGAATGCCTGGGGTACCTTTACGGTAACGGTGACAATCCCGATTGCGATGTTTGTCGGAATATACATGCGTTATCTCCGGCCAGGTCATATCGGTGAAGCTTCTCTTATTGGTACCATTCTCATTTTGATAGGAGTAGTTTTAGGACCGATTGTTAAAGGCTCCGCATGGGCATCCATGTTTACTTTTTCTGAAACTCAGCTGAAACTTCTGTTGCCGGCGTACGGATTTATTGCAGCAACGTTACCAGTATGGTTTCTTCTGGCACCGCGTGATTACCTTAGTTCATACTTGAAAATCGGGACAATTGTTGGACTGGCTTTAGGGATATTTGTTGTAAGACCTGATATTCAAATGCCAGCATTTACAGTGTTTACTGCCGGTGGCGGGCCGGTTATTCCTGGGCCTGTATGGCCCTTTCTCATGATTACCATTGCTTGCGGTGCGGTTTCTGGATTTCATGCTTTGATTGGTTCAGGCACTACCCCTAAGTTGGTGGATAACGAACGGGACATTCCGATGATCGGGTATGGTGCAATGCTGACAGAATGTTTTGTTGCTGTTATGGCCCTTATTGCCGCTACCTCGCTACATCCTGGCGACTATTTTGCCATTAATACCTCAGCTGTCACTTTTCCTAGCCTTGCTTCCATGGGTTATACTATAGTAGATTTACCTCAGTTATCAGCTATGGTTGGAGAGGATGTAGCACATCGTCCGGGAGGCGCAGTATCTCTTGCTGTAGGGATGGCTGCTATCTTTGCCGGTATTCCCGGGTTAAAACATCTAATGGCTTACTGGTATCAATTTGCCATTATGTTTGAAGCTTTATTTATTTTGACAACCATAGATGCAGGAACAAGGGTAGCCCGGTATATCGTACAAGACTTATTCGGCAAGGTTTATAAACCCTTCGAACGGGTTAACTGGTGGCCGGGAGTCATTTTCACCGGTGCAGTAGTGTCATTTGTTTGGGGCTATCTACTCTATGGTGGAAATATTTCAACTATATGGCCAATCTTTGGTGTCGCCAATCAACTGTTAGCTACGCTGGCCCTATGTATTGGCACTACCATCATATTAAAACGGACCAAAAGCATAGCCTATTCACTTGTTACCTTATTTCCGATGGCCGTCCTTTTTGTTACTACAGTCACTGCCGGGAGTATGTCCATCTTTAACACATATTTGCCCAAGGGTATGTTAGTAAATGCAGTTTTGATGGCGCTAATGATTATGGCTGTTGTAATAACGGTGGTAGATTCTGGTTTTAAATGGTATAAGTTTGTACAATACGGAGAAGTAAGGAAGTGA
- the fdxA gene encoding Ferredoxin 7Fe — translation MAELIRYFITNKCKKCNRCMEVCPEGAIYAAEEKYGINDDICKGCGICTEVCPTSAIVHETDPYRSINREADSFFGGGAWHIPRNKLK, via the coding sequence ATGGCCGAGTTAATCAGATACTTTATTACTAACAAATGCAAAAAATGTAATCGTTGCATGGAAGTATGCCCCGAAGGGGCAATCTATGCTGCGGAAGAGAAATACGGTATAAATGATGATATATGCAAAGGATGTGGTATTTGCACTGAAGTTTGTCCAACCAGTGCCATCGTACACGAAACCGATCCGTATCGTAGCATTAACCGCGAAGCAGACTCTTTTTTCGGTGGTGGTGCATGGCATATACCACGGAATAAATTAAAATAG
- the pchA gene encoding 4-hydroxybenzaldehyde dehydrogenase (NADP(+)) — MLTEIKLANKQDIDEAYKKAKMSQPSWAGVPAYEKISLMERVAALFAERREELVNMLIEESGSTRIKANVEVDCSIADIKEAAKYPMMMNATIFPSCVPGKENRVYRNPVGVVGMISPWNWPLYLSIRGVAPAIAAGNSIVLKPASLTPITGGLMIAKIFEDAGLPKGVLNVVVAAHEEIGDYMVEHPIPRVISFTGSTEVGKRIGEIAGKNLKKTALELGGNNVFIVLDDADVDQAVAAAAVGRYFHQGQICIATNRIIVDRKIYSEFVDKFKKLTAKVKVGNPDEPDTIIGPLINKKQVDKVVKVLDGCTNEGATIEIRGKIEGTLMEPSVVTNVTNAMTIAQTELFSPVAIIMPVDSEEEAIRVANDSDFGLSGAVFSGSLERGIKVAQQIETGMIHVNDQTVNVDPGAPFGGEKASGLGRYCGSEWTIDDFTTVKWISVQKEPRQYPL; from the coding sequence GTGCTTACTGAGATTAAACTTGCCAATAAACAGGATATTGATGAAGCCTATAAAAAAGCGAAAATGTCCCAACCAAGCTGGGCAGGCGTGCCGGCTTATGAGAAAATTAGTCTCATGGAACGGGTTGCGGCACTTTTTGCTGAACGTAGAGAAGAGCTTGTAAATATGTTAATAGAAGAAAGCGGGAGTACAAGAATAAAGGCAAATGTTGAGGTGGATTGTTCAATCGCCGATATAAAGGAAGCAGCAAAGTATCCAATGATGATGAATGCCACTATTTTTCCTTCCTGTGTACCAGGAAAGGAAAATAGAGTTTATCGTAATCCCGTCGGTGTCGTTGGCATGATTTCACCATGGAATTGGCCTCTCTATTTGAGTATTCGCGGCGTGGCGCCAGCGATCGCAGCCGGAAACAGTATTGTATTAAAACCTGCTTCTCTAACCCCAATTACCGGTGGATTAATGATTGCGAAAATTTTTGAAGACGCCGGTCTTCCCAAAGGTGTACTCAATGTGGTGGTGGCCGCTCATGAAGAAATTGGTGATTATATGGTAGAACATCCGATTCCCAGAGTTATTTCGTTTACGGGTTCTACTGAAGTGGGAAAACGAATCGGTGAGATCGCCGGAAAAAATTTAAAAAAGACTGCGCTAGAACTTGGTGGCAACAATGTGTTTATTGTTCTTGATGATGCAGATGTGGATCAAGCGGTTGCCGCCGCAGCGGTTGGCAGATATTTTCATCAAGGCCAGATTTGTATTGCAACAAATCGCATTATCGTTGACCGTAAAATCTATTCAGAATTTGTTGATAAGTTTAAAAAACTAACTGCAAAGGTCAAGGTAGGGAATCCAGACGAGCCAGATACGATCATTGGGCCGCTGATCAACAAAAAACAAGTGGATAAGGTAGTAAAAGTATTAGATGGTTGTACTAATGAAGGTGCAACAATTGAAATCCGGGGAAAAATAGAAGGAACATTAATGGAGCCATCTGTTGTCACGAATGTGACCAATGCTATGACTATCGCCCAGACGGAACTCTTTAGCCCTGTTGCTATTATTATGCCTGTAGACAGTGAGGAAGAGGCCATTAGGGTCGCAAATGACAGTGATTTCGGATTAAGTGGAGCTGTATTTTCCGGGTCACTTGAGCGGGGCATTAAAGTGGCACAACAAATCGAAACAGGCATGATTCATGTTAATGATCAAACAGTAAATGTTGATCCGGGCGCTCCGTTTGGAGGAGAAAAAGCCTCTGGACTGGGTAGATATTGTGGATCGGAATGGACCATTGACGATTTTACGACTGTAAAGTGGATCTCAGTTCAGAAGGAACCGCGGCAATATCCACTATAA
- the sbnD_2 gene encoding Staphyloferrin B transporter yields MEMWKRNLFICWLGAFATSSALSQVAPVLPLYIEHLGIHNTESIEMWSGIAFGCTTLVAALFSPLWGKLADKYGRKPMLLRASLGMAIVVTCIGFVQNVYQLVGFRLLQGTISGFNSGAITLIATQTCKERAGWALGILSTGVVCGTLLGPLIGGYLAEALGFRSVFFTMGILLLIAFILTLVFVKENFTRKETHVLSFHEICDRLPDKRLLISMFITTFILQLALFTIEPIITVYIGALSPGSDHIAVISGLTFAASGVASILAAPWLGKLSDKIGAHKVILVALVTASCLFIPQAFVKNEWQLMALRFLLGLSTGALLPSINTLLKQSIPDEVAGQVYGYNQMAQFLGTFGGAVAGGQIAAHFGLNYVFLVTSALLFLNAVWVYGNVFRRISYEYVE; encoded by the coding sequence ATGGAGATGTGGAAAAGAAATCTATTTATTTGCTGGCTGGGGGCTTTTGCAACCTCATCTGCTTTGAGCCAGGTTGCCCCTGTGCTACCGCTGTATATTGAGCATTTAGGCATCCATAATACGGAATCCATTGAAATGTGGTCAGGGATTGCGTTTGGTTGTACAACACTGGTTGCGGCTTTGTTTTCGCCGCTTTGGGGGAAGCTGGCCGATAAATACGGGCGAAAGCCAATGTTGCTCCGAGCCAGTTTGGGTATGGCGATTGTTGTTACTTGTATAGGGTTTGTACAAAATGTGTACCAATTGGTAGGATTTCGTCTATTGCAGGGAACGATTTCCGGATTTAATTCTGGTGCAATTACATTAATTGCTACACAAACTTGTAAGGAGCGGGCAGGCTGGGCATTGGGAATCCTTTCGACCGGCGTTGTTTGCGGTACGCTCTTGGGACCGTTGATAGGCGGTTATTTAGCTGAGGCATTAGGCTTCCGTAGTGTATTTTTTACGATGGGGATTCTGTTACTGATTGCTTTTATTCTTACCTTGGTATTTGTCAAAGAAAATTTTACCAGGAAGGAGACTCACGTACTTAGTTTTCATGAAATTTGTGACCGTCTTCCTGACAAACGGCTCTTGATATCCATGTTTATTACTACGTTCATTTTGCAATTAGCTTTGTTCACGATTGAACCAATTATTACCGTCTATATTGGTGCCTTATCCCCGGGAAGTGATCATATTGCGGTTATTTCCGGTCTGACATTTGCTGCTTCAGGGGTAGCGAGCATACTGGCTGCTCCGTGGCTGGGAAAACTGTCTGACAAAATTGGGGCACATAAGGTAATATTGGTTGCATTAGTTACCGCAAGTTGCTTATTTATTCCGCAGGCTTTTGTGAAAAATGAATGGCAGCTCATGGCGCTCCGCTTTTTACTGGGTCTTTCCACAGGAGCCTTATTGCCGTCAATTAATACCCTGCTTAAACAAAGTATACCTGATGAAGTGGCTGGCCAGGTGTATGGCTATAATCAGATGGCTCAATTTTTAGGTACGTTTGGCGGCGCGGTAGCCGGTGGACAGATAGCCGCGCATTTCGGCCTCAACTATGTGTTTTTGGTTACCAGTGCTTTGCTGTTCTTAAATGCAGTGTGGGTGTATGGCAATGTATTCAGAAGAATTTCCTATGAGTATGTTGAATAG